A stretch of DNA from Anopheles nili chromosome 2, idAnoNiliSN_F5_01, whole genome shotgun sequence:
GTGAATGAACTCTggccgaaaaagaaacatacacacacgcacggaagCACGCGCACTCCGTGGGCAGAGCCGCGCACCGACGAAATTACCATCATCTTCTTTATTTCTTTCGCCGCCTCAGCCGAAGAGTGGCGCGATAATTTAGCATTTGCGTCACGTGCGCCAAAGGATGCAAACCGCTTGATTGCTGGGTGCGCCCGGAGGGGGCGGGGCGGGCTGaatggggagagaaaaattaaataatgtaAAAGAGACTTCAACGCGTCTGTgtgcaagcgacgaacctcgcgTCTCGAGTCTGGTCAGAAACTTTCCCCATCGCTCATTCTGGCCACGTCGCCAGCATAAATCGAGGAAATGGTGTACGTGAAGGTGGCAGGGACATGGGTGGCGAAATTCGGCGTCCCCCAACCATTTCTTGTCCTCCCACCCCTCCAGCTGCATAATGCCTGCAGGCTTTCTCGCTTCCGTACGGACGTGGCCCGTGGGGCATTGTTCTAAAGCGAAGCCAACGCAGCcccgttcgtttcggtttgttttaaattattttccatttttcatcaaaccaACGTGTACGGGTGTTTGCGAGAGGGTTGATGTGGGTGTTATTCCCAACTGTTCTCGGACTGGTTGGCAAAGAAATTTCGTCAACAACCGCGGCTACATTGTGTGGTACACGCGCCCAACACAATGCGTGTTTTTGAACGGGCGTCGTGCTGTGCCCGAACACTCTTTCACCACCCTCCTGGCCGTGGGGGAGAGATCTACAAGGGGTTAGGGGGTGGCGAAGGGCAATGACAGGGGCAATGTCACCCATCACCTTTGCCATCGGGCCGAATGGGGTGGACCGTGGGCTGAGGAACTGTCAACCGTTAAATATTGCCCGGGCGCGTTCCAGGTGGGATTTTCGATTGGTGTTGCGCGTTTGCGccccacaaaatggcgccgtCGATTGTCGCCACGAGCCTGATTGCCGTTTGCGGGGGTgtggggggcggggggggggaggacaATCGAAAAAGGCAACCCCCTTCGTGCTGTTTGCCCTACATTGCCGTTAGGTTGATCTTTCGCCTAAGGATGAAAGgaggagaagcgaaaaaaaaacaacaacaacaataacaccaCCAAATGGGGAGAAAGGAACCAGCTGAGGCGTTGACGGGATGGAAGGGAAACAATAAGAAGAAGGCGTTCAAAATTCAAGCATCcccacaaaaacccacaaatCATATGATTAACCCATTTCAATTGACCATGAAATTAGTTACGGTCGGTTTGTAGATCGGTTACGGTTGCGATTTTGTGCCATCTTGCTCTTTTCTTtgttcctttcgtccttttcacTCGCTGCGTGTCCGTACAAACCAGGGAAGCGCAATTTTGGCACGCCCGGCCCCGGTTGGGTTTTATCGTCCCTTTTCCCATCGGGCAGATGGCAGGGAGCTTCCATTCTGCTAATTGACAACCCACCTCCTGCCGATGATCGATGGGAGGGTTCGTGTACGTCTCATCGAAGGCTCTCGGCTTTTTtggatggagggaaaaatttCACACCAACCGGCCACAGGGACGCCTTGTGGCCACGCCAAATCTCATTTCATCTCCCACCGTATTTCGATGGACCGGTTTGGAGTGGAGTTCGTAATTttggatagtttttttttcttgttttgtttggtaaaCCTCGACACAATGGATGCACGGTGAGCATAAGAGTGCCTTTTCTTCGtacgaagaaacaaaaaaggtcaAACATGTTTTCAGGAGATGGTTATTTGACACGCGTtaggtggttttgggtggtggtaTACATACTTACATGCAAGCGACAATTTTGATAGTGCGATCGAATTTCAAATTTCTATTGAAAATCCCTCCAATATCAACACTAACCCAAGTGTATGGGCTTTTAAAGAAGCATGGTTTCATTGTAAGCATGATAAATTGTATGAAAAGTTTTACCTCATGCAATAtattaatttatatatttctttAAAACTGAAATAGGCATTGTAAGCGGTAATGTTTTATAAAAGATCGTTTTTTAGTCTCAGATCAAAGAGCTCTATTTTACAATAATTTCAATGTGTAACTTATACAGAATcattatatttcatttcaattttattgatATATGTTTTAGttgtatatatttttccaACATTACATATTTGTTATACTGAAGCAATACACTTAAGTATCAAAATTGTCTACAGACATTCCTGTAAGCTGTATATCATTCAATGTAAAACAAACCTCTATCTTGTCCCAACCCATCCGATTAGAGTGCGCAACATTTCGTTCAGCTTaagataaaattattatattaaagtttttttttgctaagcGCGAATGGAACGCTCCCCTTTCAAAACGCTTTAAGCCCGCGCCGGTAGAAAGTGGTCGACCCGATGGAAGGCCCGGCCAGCGACGATCCTCGACGATCAAGCGGAAGGCAGCAAATGTCAAGGAAATTTCGACTCTCAATTTTGGCTGCAGCGGATGGGGAGCTGGAATGGAAGCGAAATTTCGGAGTGcaatccatccatccgacCGAGGACGGTGGCGTCCGTTGCATTTCGAGTTTTGCCCGCCGGCGACGGTTGAGTTTTACGATGCATCGCAGGCCCCAAGTGTGGGCATCTAAAAATATCACGCCACGAGAAGGAAGCGTTCACCGCCGGACGGTGTTACGAGCTCGGTCGTAAAAACGGCCCATTCGCCGGATCTTTGCATGATCATTACCCAGTGTGAGTGATCGTATTACACCTTCCCACTGGCACTatgggttttggggtgggtttcaaGCCGAAAAATATGCACTATAACGAATAAACAAACTTACTTTTGAATCAATAATGTAAATCTTCAAAGGAATAGTACAAACATACGAACATGCGTCTATTAGTGCATCAAAAAATGTTCTAAAAAGTTCCTTAAGTATTCTTATTGTGCTAAAGGTGATGGATATTGTGTTAAGATAAGTTTAACAAAACGTTATTCAATCGCTTGTCGGGAAGTTTAAATAAGCTTTAAATATGCATACACGTTTAATAGCATGaatgattaatttaatttatcataaCAGTACATTACTCTGTATTTACAGGGTTTTTGTATGGAAATCTTCATTTTCTGCGCATCGCACAGCTAATAATTATCCTTTCATTTATTGCTAGGAGCTGCTCAGCGTGTGGCACAAATCCATCTGACCCATAGTTCCCGATGCCTGGCGCCTGTCGGCGACAATGAACATGAACGCAACGGTGCTGCCTGCGATCCTGGTGGCCGATTATGCCGACGTGCCTTGGAAATCCACGGTAACCGCTCGATCGAGCCTCACAGCAGATGCACTTACTTTCGATGCGTCGTACCTCGCGGTCCTTCGCCTCAAAGAGCTCATCCGGTCGTCGCGTGAAACGAAAGTGATTGCAATCGCGGAATGCAAAGCCGTGCCAGGTgagatgccatttttttttcgcatgtttccattttcatttgttttgtcttCTTTATACCGACGGCGGGGGGACCATGTTTATCAACCTCTAGCGGATGAGCAAATCTCCGGCGGCCGATTATGCAAAGGCCAATCGCTTGGTGGGCaatgtttgctttgcatttGGCACtaccattttcttctctcgcttcttccgtttcgccttttgtttgtttacttttgtcCATTGCAACGGTCGTCTCTCCCCCCCCATTTGGCTGCTTGAGATGGCCATCCTTGGCACGGGCAAGGTCTGCGCGCAATTGTTATGCTATTTTGTGCCGCACCGAGGAGAAAGGAAATGCGCGCGTCATGTTAGCACACTGATGTCATTGCGCTTCTCCGCATTAATTGCATGCGTGCGGttggttcgtccttttccaccgaGAGCGTGCTGTGAGGCGCAACCGAAGAAGCTATAAATTAGTTCCATCCTGCAACTCCGAGAAAAGGGCGGCAATGCCCACAAAAGGTGTGGAAAAATTAATGTTCACCGCACTCGTCCGGTTCGATTCCGGTgggcgttggtggtggcgtCGACGACTTCCTGCTCAAGGCTGAGAGTTCACACCGGCTCGTGTCACCGCAAGGATTgtggttcacttttttttgtttgtgtcgcTTCGCTTCACTGACCCGGCCAACTCGTTCACCTTCCGCAGTGAGCCGCAGAAGATAGGAAAACGCTCAGCACTCGTTGCGACACGCGCCGTCCGGTTTGCCAGCTAGCCAGCCTGCCTGGTGGAATGCTTTCCTTGTGGTTCGTGTCGCGACCGACCGGGTGAGACAATTAGTCTCCTTCAGATAGCGTATAAATGGCGCGTGTAGGGTGCGGAATTGGTCATATTTATCAAACGAATGCACCCCGACACCAGGACTGAGAGACCGACCGGTACGGAACTTCATTCCATACCGACGGGTGGCCAGGTGATAGAACTGCATTGCCTTACATTGGTCGAACAGCATACAGGTTCCATGGTGCAGAAGTAAAAAACGACTCTTGTTGTGCCACATTCAAATGCATCTAAATTGTGGAAATGGTACGGGCCAATGGACATTGTTATTAATGTCAGATAAAGGGTCAATAAATAATCCAGACACAAGAACTTCTTATCCAACCAAGTTCTGAAGCATTTCTGCTCTACATCTGTCTGGTGTTTTAATGCAATTAATAAATTCATAATCGTGGAAATTTTTACTTACTGAAGATGTCATTTTGCAAGTCAATAATTTTTGGAAATTATAATTCACACTTGAACCGAATTTTTCTGAGAAAGAAGTATGTGAAACATATCCAAAGAAACTCTATTTTAAGTAGAAATCAGTTTGCTTTCGACAGTATCAACCGGGGCTTGCCACCTGGTTCCCAAAACCAATTCTCGAGTTGATTCTCTTCATGCAGACAATTGCAACACCTTCCCATCCCGTACCGAACGGCAGTTGCAATGATTAGAAGCTTAAATTAGCGCCTACTGATCACCAGCTGGGTGAGTCTAAGCGATCAATTCCATTCCCCCGTCAATCGATTGTCATTCTAAGTCCTTTCCCACTCCCTAGAAATGGCCGTCCGCGTGGAATGCTAATTTCCTTCGTACAGTTATACGGCTTAATTGCGCCATGAGACGGGACCGATCGGGGCCGCCGATCGCTTGAGTGCAGTAGTACGATAGCACAGATAGCGGTACCGGAATCCGACTTCCAGCCGGTAGTTTCGGTAAGCATTGCGACGTGCTGGGCGTAATCTTAGCCACCCGCACGGTAGCCCGCCCGTAGGTAGGTCAATTTGCTTGACAGAGCCCGGAATCGAATGGAAACGCCGATTCGAATGGCCCACGCCGATCGGTGGCAACGGCAGGTGAATGCGAACCGTCAGCAACGCGATGGTTGAacggttttttcttttaattgcatttgcCCCATGCCTTTTCCTACCGGGTACCTTCCTTTGGAGGTCGACGCGGATTGCTTCGAGAGGGCTTCACGGGTTTTGCGGAATTCGGTCGTTTCCTCAGtgtttttgctcattttcctTTGAGTTGGTGTAAATTCTAAGGCCTAAGGTGCTAATTCCGGGGTGCACGAGAACGTCGCTTGATTTACGGGTTCTGCACGATGTCGAAATTTCCTGCGCCAGTGAATCAGCGCAAATAGGGGTTCTATTAATGCCAAATAAAGtactgcttctgctgctgggaAGGCAATAAATTTCGGGCCGACAAGACGATCGACGTCTTCAAAGGAAGTGCCTACttccagcgcgcgcgcgcgcacatattttcacaaaaaaaagaacagataACCGACAATCAAATGCGAAAATTATCATCCATTACATCGCCACACGATCTGGGCGCTTTCGCAAAACCGTGGCTCTTGACAAACGGTACGGCGTGCTCCTCACGAACTTGACATATAACCGCGGCATGACATGGCCCCTCCTGCGCCATCGTGAGAAGCCCGTCACCTTCGTCATCGTTCCCATCCTTTCGTACGACGGGGAGGTGAATTTTTCTGGTACCGAATTTGTAGCATTTTGTTCGCCCGCCGATAATTGACAGATGGACGGGCGAGGAAGTGACGCGATCGTGGcacggggtgggggggggcaGGCGATCACCGCAAACGCAACGGTGAATTATGAAAGGAACCGAAAGGGGTAGGTGTGCTAACGGTTTTGCCTCCCCCTATAAGGGGTTGAGGGTGACGATGTCGATCGTTTACGTCGCAATCGAGCCGAAGGGTGGCGCAAATGGGAACCCTTGAATCTCCATCATGGCAGCGCAGATCGACAGAGGTGAGGGTTAATTAGACGATCCCAGGTTCCTTGTTCAGTGCCTTGGTTTGGAGCCAACGCGGATGCTCTTTGGTGTTTggaaaaacccaaccctcTGACACTGGCGTACCGAAGGCGTAAAAGGAGCCACTACGACGCATTCCACGATTCGCGCTTCGAAGCTTTGCCGAAATGATCACGCACAGTGTGCCCCGCGACATTTGCAGACGTCTTTTAAGGGTGCGACCGTTGCATTATCACGCCCTGCTCACGATGCCGTGTCGATTGAACATGCCGCCCTTTTGCTTTTCACCCCCGGGGGTGAACTTTGCAACCTTCTCCTGTTTCATCGggaggtggcttttttttttcttttatattgaaatgaaatattatgcCATTAAACCTTCCTCTATCACGAGGCGGATGTTCTGTGCTTTTGTGCCCCGTTCTTTGTTGGGTGTTGGGACGCGATCGTGCGCCCTTTTGTAAAGCCCCGATGTGAGAATGTGaggcttttttcttcaccacggCTTGGAGATGACCAGCCGTTTGTTAAAATCCATTCAACCTTGAACCAAGGGGTCTGCTACCATGATGGCTCAATACCCTGTGCCGCACACTTACACACGTTCTTTTATCCCGATTCCAACCCCGGCCCATTCCCCGGCGCCAATGAGCCGTTCGCCGTTCGGCGGACGATTCATTATCATAAATACTACAAAACATGCCAGTCAACGAGCGACACGTCATGGCGTCCCTAACACGCGAAGGTGTCGAGGCCTGATCTCGGTTCTGTTCGTTTGTCTTGCTGCCCTTCGCCTGTATGTACGCCATCTTTTTCTGCGAAGAACCAACCACGTGGCCACGTGGAAAGGGAAGCTCGTTCAGGCTTTTCCCGTACGAGGGCTTTCGCGTGGGTTCCCATCAGCTACCGGTTGCCGTATTGACGGTTGCGGATTTAATCAGCAACCGGTAAACAACGGTGCAGTCGTGAGATTTAAGCCCAGCCTGCCACccttcgcgtgtgtgtgtgcaagcaACATAGTGGACAGggtgaaaaaaagccacccctctGGCATCAACTGTCTCTAATTCAATCTCAAACATGTGCCACCCGTTTTACCCTTTCCCGGTGATCGATCTCGCGTTGCCACGATGCAGACAGGGAAGCAGACGACAACGAGTGGCTGCAGACAGCCGGGGCAAAGGagttaaaattgaaatacaaaaataataaaaacacgcacacacaaaacatacGCAAATGCTACACTCTCCTGTGCGGCCTAAGCCTGCCGTGAGGCTGGGGCGCGAGAAGAGGTGCGGGTGTGTGTCGCAGTCATGCGAGCGGGTTCGTGGCATGATTACTGGATCACCTTGGATCGgatagaaaatgaaaacgtgGGGAGAGAAATCACTCTCGCGCCGTCCCTTTCGGTTTCATCCCTCCCCGGTGCAGTTTCACCCTTCGGGTTGGCGGATTGAGCCaactttcgatcgatcgttcgatccgATGCAACAAGAACTATCGCAACATGCTACCCTGCGTGGagtgaagagagagaaagagagagagagagagagagagagagagagtgatagaAACAACACAGCGTGTATTGATCATTTAcgattcgtgttttctttctctaaaATAGTCTTtatttttgtcttcttttcaATTTCTGCATAACAACGCTCGACAGTACATGATGCGATCGCTCATTGAGACAGGGAATGGGGTGGTACAGGGAGAGGGGTGTAGGGGGAGAAGGAGCTTTAACGTGTGCTTTTCATTCtggttcgccattttccactggCCTGGTCGGTCACTTCGCTAGGGCGCGTTTGGGCGGAATTTTCACGCTCGCGCTTCTCGCAGACTACAGTGTGTCTCAAAAGCTTGGCTACCTTGGATAGATGGGCGTTAGCCGTTGCCATGCCACCGTACAAAACGTTTTGGGCCGGGTCGTACGGCCACCGAAATCACTTAAACAACTAGCGTCTACACAGTATTTACATATTAATCGAGTCGACGAGGGTTGTGGGCAGCGAAACCAATGAAAAAGGGATAAGCGAAAGcgatagagtgagagagagagagagagagaaaatcagAAAgaagtattaaaaaaaaccacggtAAAGCACCGATGGCGTGCCATTTTGGTGCATTTCGTGGCGATGTTCGTGTGAGTAggtgtgagcgtttttttcccaccacgtCGTGTGAAAATCGGGAAAgatgggaaaatggtggaacaGGGCACTTCTTCTGTCCATTCACCCCTCGGATGTGCAATCAATGATactttcgtcgtcgtttgcCATTGTGTGTTTCGTAGTGGGTTGAAtggtattttgtatttttttttcaattcgttatttttctcttccattttctttgttttgtattaaatTAAGTTataaacgacaaaaaaatacataattgTAATATCCAcagcattcgttttttttcttcaattccTCCTGCGTGTTCCTGTGTTGAGTGTGATTATGTCTGcatatgtgtatgtgtgtgtgtttgattgtcGATGTAAAACAGAGGACCGCCGCCCCTCCCGGGCTTGCTTGTAAATGGGGTAGTCTCGTAAATGGCCATCGATTCGTTATTCGGTGTGAAGATGCGTCTAAGCACATGCTGTGGGCTACGAGGCGCGAGACTAGACATTGAGGGGTTCTAGCCCGgggtgcgagagagagagagtgagagagagagaaagggagaggcggggaaaatggggaaacTACCGTCGGAAGCAACACGGCTAAAAGGTGAGAGAAGCCGCACGTTCGCAACCGGCTAAAAGCTCCCGCCGGGCGACACATTAAAGAAGGCGCAGATAGAAGAGATAGTAAGGCTGTTATTAAGCCGCGCTCCGTCAAAGGGATGGACGATGTGCCACAGATAGGACAGACAAAAAGGACCTACTGGTCTTAGAAGAACCCATCACCGGTAGGATCGTTCACCCACGGGTAGTTGTTAGGGCAACGGACACACGTCTGCAGGTTGATGGTCTCCCCAGGAACCTCCTTGGAGGTGAGCTTGCAGGAATGCGGCACCCAACAGGCGGGCTGGCCCTCAACAACGCACTTCTCCCTCCACGGTTCGAAGTTCTTCACCTCGTTGGTCGTTCTCGGGTTCTGGATCCACTGGATCACCTGCGTCATGGTGACGAAGTACACATCGTTGTGGTTTGACAGGACCTCATCGATCCAGTACAGGAAAGCGTCCAGGAACTCTGGGTTGTTCTTCAACCAGGCCGCATGGAAGTACAGCCCCAGCGGAGCCCGGTTCTGGTCGTAATGCCGATCGAAGTTGTGGTTGAGGAAGTTGTAGAACTGGTCCCCGGTGAGAATGTTCGAGCAGGAGTCAACCATGGCGCAACCTGGCAGGTACTCGTCGTTGGTCGGATCCTCCCGGCGATCGAGCTCGTTCATCACCATCTCCCAGACGGCGTGTGAGCGCGTCGGGCAGGACTGCAGGTTACCGTGGCAACGGTGTGGCATACGGAAGTACATCGTGTACGGCCATAGTGGTGGGTTCGAGAGCGGCGCAGTGATCGTTGAGTCGTACAGGAACGCCTGTTCCTCCATCATCGTGAACTGGTTGTTGCCACCGACGCGCAGGTACGGTGCACGAACACCGACCACAGAGTTGTCCGTGATGTTGGCGTACTTCTCGATGATGATCCGCATACCAGCCATCTCCTTCGCCCAGTCATCCACGGTTGCGTTCGACCAGAAGCGTTCCTCATCGTTATGGCTATGAGAGAAGGCGAAAGAGACACAAAGGGTCGATCATCAAACCACGACCCTTAGCGAGCAACCTCAGCCTCCTCATGTATGAGCTGAGCTGACAAAGCGCTACTTACGTGATCGAGTGGACTGCGATCTCGTGGCCCTTACGATGCGTCTCCTGCACAGCCGAGTAGTTGGTGTACTTGTGCGAGACAAAGTACGTCGCCTTGATGTCGCACCCGTTCGGGTTCTTGCGCTTACCGTTGAAGATCTCCTTATACAGatcgatgttgttgttgttgatcgcATCGTCGAAGGTGATGGTGATCATCATCGGCACATCCTTGGC
This window harbors:
- the LOC128730895 gene encoding chitin deacetylase 1 is translated as MVKLLALIGILALAVTAATAEVRIKRQAEETTKKEESFEKELCKDKDAGEWFRLVAGEGDNCRDVIQCTSSGLQAIRCPAGLYFDIEKQTCDWKDAVKNCKFKNKERKVKPLLITDEPLCQDGFLACGDGNCIERGLFCNGEKDCSDGSDENSCDIENDPNRAPPCDESVCVLPDCFCSEDGTTIPGNLPAKDVPMMITITFDDAINNNNIDLYKEIFNGKRKNPNGCDIKATYFVSHKYTNYSAVQETHRKGHEIAVHSITHNDEERFWSNATVDDWAKEMAGMRIIIEKYANITDNSVVGVRAPYLRVGGNNQFTMMEEQAFLYDSTITAPLSNPPLWPYTMYFRMPHRCHGNLQSCPTRSHAVWEMVMNELDRREDPTNDEYLPGCAMVDSCSNILTGDQFYNFLNHNFDRHYDQNRAPLGLYFHAAWLKNNPEFLDAFLYWIDEVLSNHNDVYFVTMTQVIQWIQNPRTTNEVKNFEPWREKCVVEGQPACWVPHSCKLTSKEVPGETINLQTCVRCPNNYPWVNDPTGDGFF